The stretch of DNA TCAGAGCTTACCTCAACATTTCCCAGCCTCAAACAACTCTCATCCTTTTCACACACATGCTTTTTCATCAAGCTCAACCAAATAGCCATACTTTCCCTTCCCTTATCAAAGCAGCATCATCTTTCCCGCCCCATTTGGCTTCCCATATAGGCAAACCCCTTCACTGTCAAGTCTTGAGAAGAGGGGTGTTGAGTGACCCCTACGTGTGTACATCTTTTATTGGGTTGTATTCTCACGCGTGTGAACTCGGGAGTGcgcacaagatgtttgatgaaattCCTGAACCATGCGTTGTTTCCTATAATGCGATGCTTGATGCCTGTGGGAAAAATGGGGATATGGGTTTGGGTTTTTTGATGTTTTCTCGCATGCCTTACAGAGATGTTTATTCATGGActagtatgattcatgggtacaTGAAGAATGGGTGCTCTGAAGTTGCTGTTAAGTTTTTCCAGCGAATGATGATTCATGAGGATGTGAAGTGTGGTTTAATGAAGCCAAATGAGGCTACTTTTGTTAGTGTTCTTTCTTCTTTCACGTTTTTGGATGTTAGTGTGGCGTTATATTTAGGGAGGCAAGTACATGCTTACATGGTAAAGAATGAGGAGTTGAGTGTCTTCATGACGACCGCGTTGATTGCGTTTTATGGGAAGATGGGTTGTATGGTATATGCTTCAAAGGTATTCGATGCAATGGTTATCAAGCAGGTTTGTGCTTGGAATGCTATGATTTCTTCCCTAGCTTTGAATGGTAGAGAGAAGCAGGCATTAATGATGTATGAGAAGATGAGAGCAAGGGGGCTGCAACCAAATGATATTACATTCGTGGCAGTTCTATCAGCTTGTGCGCGTGCCAAGCTTGTTGATTTGGGGTTTAAATTGTTTGAAAAAATGTCGCATGAATTTGGACTTGTACCTAAGATGGAACATTATGGTTGTGTTGTTGATCTCTTAGGGAGAGCTGGGCTACTGCAAGAAGCATATGACTTTATAAAAAAGATGCCTTTTAAAGCTGATGCCACTGTCTTGGGTGCGCTGATGGGTGCTTGTAGACTTTATGGAGGCATTGAGCTGGGAAATGAAGTAGCACAACTATTGCTTAAGTCGCAACCGAGTCATTCTGGGCGATACGTGCAACTCTCAAGCATTTATGCTGGGGCAGAGAGGTGGGATCATGCTGCTGCCTTGAGAAAAGCAATGTTAGATGCTGGAATACACAAGGTTCCAGCCCACAGTTTTATTTAGTATAGCTGATAACTGCAGCAGTTTATATTTGCAAAATTTTGTCGATGAGCCTGCTTGGTGATGATATTTATGCTCATCAAAATCAGCTAAAAGATCCAGCATATGAGTTTTGCACAGAGATTGAAGCACTGCATAAAGAAAGCTGAAGTCACAGCAGATAAAAGTTCAGCAATTTTTGAGGTGTCTTTGAGCTCAAGCTAAGTTAGATTGACAGATCAAGGAAATGATGGATTTTTTGACGAGGTACCACTTTTTGTTTGACGAGGTGCACGGCAAACATGGTTCCCAAATCTGTTTGACGAGGTATCACTTTTTGTTTTCTACTTTTGTTTTTCTGAATCTTTctctccccgatcaaactttgaAGTTGTGGAGCGGattgctaattaattaatctgAACAAAAGTTAATTAATCACGACGAACAGCACTTAAAGGCTAGTGGTTCTGCTTGTTTTCTTCCTGAGTGAAGCATCAAATCCGTATGGATTCCAATCACTTGCAATTCTATCACTCAATTGTGTGTTTATGGCTATCTCAGTTTAGGCTTTGAACATTACTCTCGATTCCAGTTTTTTGCAGGTATCATTATGCAAGTTGTTGCTTCAAGTTACTGTACGGGACTGAGGCGTAATTGTTGTTGTATAATAATGATATCTATGTCAGCTTATGTGCTGCTCGATTAATTAAACCAGTACCTTATACTTTTCACCAACACAAATATCAGGTAACTCTACCATCCGAGACTTGGGTAAAATGGAACAATTCATCTAGTGTCATCTCTGCTAGGATTCTAACCTGGTTTCCAAGGTTGTTTCTCCAGCTTTTCAATGCTAGACCAACCCCTCTGTGGTCGTCGCTTCAAGTTATTATATGTTGACTAATATTGATATACCTTTCTCATTTCCAAGTACGCGAGATATTGGAACTGTTTTAGGAATTTTAATGTGCTTCTACTGCGATCCCAATTTCCTAAAATTGTAGCTTGCGTATTGTACCTGATCCCTAAACATTTTATTAGCAACCAGTAGAGTTTCACCAATTCAATGGCATTATTCTAAAGTTCCTCTTTAGGTACTTAAATGACACAAAACGCTATGAGCAATGCAGATTTAAGCGTACAAATTTCGCTAATATATCTCATTATTAACATTGTACGATCATGAAATTCTGCAAATGTTTTGGATAAAATTTCTGCCATAGTGCTGTCTGAACTTATCACAGTGTTGCATATCTCTCGTGCTCTTTTTATTCATGTCAAGCAATTTAGCATGAAATATACTAGTATGTTAGTAAAAAAGAAGCCAACCAGGAAATTTATGGATCCCAGTGAAGAAGTTTTGGAACTCCCAGGAAATTGATAAGCTTTACATGGCTAGTCAAGACAACTTACAAAAGAGGGGCTTTATGTGTGGAGGAGAATCTGATCGTAGCCTCTTTTTGCATATGTTCTTCAATGTTTTGATCCTGAAACGGGTCATGCCCAATGCACCTGCTGATCTGTTATTATGCTGGCACAAAAGGGTTATATTCTAAGAAACTGAAGAAGGCTTGGACAACACTTTCTTAATGCTAGTTTTGACATCAAAAATTTAGAGTTAATACCCTAAAACCCTCTTAAACTATCACGTTTTTGTCAGTTTTCTACTTAAACTATTCGGTATCCCCAAAATCTCCCTGAACTATATTGACGTTCATATTGAAACTCCATTGTTACTTACTTGGCATAACGTGTGTATTAACTCGCTTGAGAGAGCATGACGACCGAAAAAGCCATAAAAATGGTATGACAAAATGTAATGGCTAATTAGCCGAACCCTCTTTCACATTTATTTCTTATAAATattcttcttatttcctttatatCCACTTTTCTTCCTCATTTTTTCACCattctttcttctttgtttttaatcttcttcttcattttttcacCTTTTTTCTTCAGTTCTCCATATGGATTCCTACTGGAAAACAAATTTCCTTCTCTTGTTCCTCTGAAATGATTTattctctttcttgttttagtcTTCTTCCATGTCTTACACATATTGTTGAAAGAACACCCGTCAAAATCTTCTTATTAAACCCAATACCTTGTAGGGACTAAAGGCGAGTCTCTTGGACCATGTTTGTGTAATCTAGAATTAGAGAATGTAGTTGCTGGCCGATTGGTTTCTTATTTGCAAAATTTTATTTTGTGTAATCTAGAATAAGATGATTTATCAAAAATGCAACACTATATGCcttcatttatttttttattgtgcGATAAAGTGAATGCAAATAAGGACTTATTCAATTGGAGTTTAGTATAAAGTACAACAACAATTAAACTTAAAATTAATACATTATATTAGATATTATTTGGGCTAAAACTTCTAGAATTCATCAGTAATTCGAGAATAATACATCATGAGTAAACTGCATAAAAAACTTAGTACAAACCATAAGTTAATATAGTTAGACAGACGCACCTCTAAGAATTCAACATGGGGTTT from Nicotiana tomentosiformis chromosome 11, ASM39032v3, whole genome shotgun sequence encodes:
- the LOC104117755 gene encoding putative pentatricopeptide repeat-containing protein At1g10330; protein product: MPNPKKPEHMLQLLQHFIKHSNQIKQIHSLLTTSGRLLLTSQWINTLLYNTLIRAYLNISQPQTTLILFTHMLFHQAQPNSHTFPSLIKAASSFPPHLASHIGKPLHCQVLRRGVLSDPYVCTSFIGLYSHACELGSAHKMFDEIPEPCVVSYNAMLDACGKNGDMGLGFLMFSRMPYRDVYSWTSMIHGYMKNGCSEVAVKFFQRMMIHEDVKCGLMKPNEATFVSVLSSFTFLDVSVALYLGRQVHAYMVKNEELSVFMTTALIAFYGKMGCMVYASKVFDAMVIKQVCAWNAMISSLALNGREKQALMMYEKMRARGLQPNDITFVAVLSACARAKLVDLGFKLFEKMSHEFGLVPKMEHYGCVVDLLGRAGLLQEAYDFIKKMPFKADATVLGALMGACRLYGGIELGNEVAQLLLKSQPSHSGRYVQLSSIYAGAERWDHAAALRKAMLDAGIHKVPAHSFI